DNA sequence from the Electrophorus electricus isolate fEleEle1 chromosome 19, fEleEle1.pri, whole genome shotgun sequence genome:
TTCCTCTAGGGAACCGGTGATGTCCACTGAGACATGGCCAATCTcctaaacccacacacacagacccacacacagacccacacacacacacacacacacacgcacacagcaaaaacattatACAGAGCAAGATGCTGTAACTGCATGCTGCTGTGTATAGCACCTATGTTTGGCTGTGCCTGTATTAGAGTATGAATGTAGCCCACTATAAATATGCTCAGTTTATTCCATTACACGgaatctctcctctcttttttgTGGAACTGACACGAACGCAGAGCCTAATGAGAAACCCATGGCAGGAGAAGGTGCCCCGGCCTCATACCTCCATCTTGGTTTGGATCCAGGGTCCGATGATGTTGGCCTGTGCAGCAAACTGCCGCCTCAGCCTCTCGTTGGCCTGTTGCCTGGCAACCTCCTCCTGGAGCATCTGGTCTCTGAGGGGCACCAGCTGCTTCACCTGCAGGGGGagtcagagagaacagcaggggTCAATATGTTAGACATCGCTTCTTGACAGCACAGGAGCCTGACGAAgcatgttttctttcagaaagcTGTCCTTGTGTCTCTTCTTATGTCAAGCTCCAAACATAAACAACCACCACTAAATCTTCATGGGGACAAGAGGCGAGCGTCACCATATGTGTTTGCCATATGGTCCCAGCCAATCGGGCGAGAGGAAAGGAACACTGAGCAATTGCACCAGCAGATGATGCGTGATGCCTTCACACCAGCTTTCCAGTTAGGAACAACAGCCAAGTGAAACCTTGTCCAACATGGACGAACGTCTCAAGCTGTCTCAAAGCCTTCTGCTGTGTCAGTTAACACCAGCAGCCATAGGAAATGCCACAGGAAAAGGCTCGGTCCTCAAACATGTCTGATGGGTTTTCCCACCATGACATACCATTTCACAAAACTATTCGAATAAGAACCACCATCCATGAAGCTTCTACACGGCACGGATTCTCAGCAGAGCTCATCAAGCCTTGACTCAACCGTGCACTACCATGTCCCATGCTCGATTCTCTAGTGAAACGTCTGGTGCTGGGTTGAACAGCTGTAACAGCAGCAGGCCCTGGGATCTTGGTGGAACCCCATGCTCTACAGTGGCGCTGTGGCCTGTCTACGGTGATCTATGGTGGTCTATAGCGGTCTACGGCAGTGTATGGCCATCTGTGACCTTGGGCTGAACGGCCGGTCGCACACCCACCGTCTCCCACTTGTTGCTGATGTCCTGGGAGCTGAGGCTGGTATATGGGTTCACTCCAGACAGCTTGATGCCATAGGTCTGTGCAATCTTCATGATCTCATTTATGATGCCCATGATGGCCACACGCTCTTTATCTGCCTCGGGGAGTGTGGCCTTAAACTGGTCGTGGGCTGTGATCAGactctgaggaagaggagcagggggtggagtgagggaggaggtTAGAGGGGGGGATCAGAAAGCTCTAGGTTGTCTTTTTAGTATTAATATAAAGTATTAGAATTACCGTGCTCATTCTCAAGTCTTGTCATCTTATTACTGTTACATCTTTTGCATGTACAAGTTATGCATAattcatacaaatatatattcacaGTATTACCAAACTATGTCTATGCTATATGCCATAAAAGAAAGATAACACCAACCATGGACAGTGCATGTGATGGATAGTAATGGCTACCTGAATCTCCTCAATGCTGTGCACAATGAACATGTCCTGCAGGTCCTCCATGGCTCCATCCATCCAGTTGTTGAATGGCGCCGCCCTCTTGGCAAACTCCAGGTACAGCTGATCAATAGTCTCCCACAGCTTCTCCACACGCTGCAGAAGAGTTAGGCAAAGTGTTGACTTCATCTAACTCTGcagtcctgggtgtgtgtgtgtgtctgagtttgtgtgtgtgcacgtgtgtgtgcatgtacttcCAGAGCTGTCATCATCTAACACTTCAGTCCTCAGTCACAAATGAGAACAGCCTTGTGTTATAGCAGTTAGTATTGGAGTTTGGGTGTGACTCAAGGTGTgactcagggtgtgtgtgtgttgacctcCAGAGCATCTCTCCTCTTCTGTGTGAGAGTACCCAGGTTGTCCCATTGGTCGCAGATGCCCTGACAGCGTGCATTTACTGTAGCAGCATCATGGTAGTCCAGCTCactgagagaacacacacatacacacacacatacacaccaccctTATGTTTGAGTTTAGCTGAAAACTCTACACTCTCtcatcaaacaaaaaaagggaTGTGTTTGTAATATCCTTGCCTAAACTGACAGATGTTACAAGCCAAAGTTGAAAACTAGCTGAATTTTCTATATGAATGTTGAATAAAATATAATCGGAATGTAggttcatgctctctctcactctccacacacctctcacctctctctccatcacacccTCACTCTGCCCCCATTTTGCCACCCTTCCTgtgtatctttctttctctctctcactctctcactcactcttctctctctcaatctcttctttctcactctcttctttcactctctctcgctttctctcacttCAGCTCCTGAGCAATAGCAGCGATCTGCTCCACTCTGTCCTGGTGGGCGGCGAGGTCGCTCTCAAACGCCTCGTGCTTCCTCATTAGAGCCCTGATCTCCATCAGAGACGCCGACTCATAGTCTTTTTGAGACAGCAGCTCCTCTTTCcctagagacagagagacagtgagagacaggaagacagagagaggcagaaagagagagagagagagagagagagagagagaaaaaaaaaacagacagaaatagaAGTGAAAGTGGAGAGGAGGGCGAAGGTGGACAGTTATTTGTGAACTTAAAAATGAGTCATATGTGAAATAACTTTTACAtgaaggaaatgtgtgtgaaatatgtgtgatttatgtgtgtgtttgtgagtgtatgtgtttgaatgtgtgtatgtgtgtgtacgtgcgtgtgtttgtgtgtatgatgtatggattgtgtatgtgtgtgtgtatgtgagagctgtatggatatgtgtgtgagtgtgtgtgtgtgtgtgtgtgtgtgtgtgtgtctgcatttgtttttgtgtatgaaatgtgtgtgtctgtgtataggtttgtgtctgtgtataaatatggatgtgtgtgtggtgtgtttacCTGCGGTCCAGCCCTCATGCAGAGAGCACTTCTGCCTGAACTTCTCGGCGAGGTGGTCGAGTCTCTCAAGTCTGCGGATCTCTGTGAGAAGCCACTCCTCATAGCCCTTCTCCACCTGCTCAAGACCCTTCCACGCATTGGCAATGTCCTAGaaacccccacccacacatacacacccaaagATTGTGTATCCTTGTCATGCTCAaatagtatatataaataagtgacaaaaaggtttttttgttattcttgGCATCTACAAACCAGGAATGTGAGCAACTGCAGAGAATAAAAATGTTCTGAAGAGAAATGTACTACCAAACACTGTTTTTAGCTTGACCCGCTGGACGTACCGAAACCATCTTGCCCTCGGAGGGCATGAAGGCGGGCCTGTTGCTGAGCCTCAGTTTGGTCTGCAGCGTGTTGAAGTTGATCTCCAGCTGGCACTTCTCCTGCACGCGTGGGGGCTTGTGCACACGCCGGTAGTCACGGAagtcctccagcttctgctgcATGGCCCGCATGGTCTGCTCAGCCACACGGTTCTCCAGCCAGGGGATCGTCCTCCTGATCCACTCCAACAGCTACCAccccgggggtgggggtgggtatACGGACGGATGGTTGATGGGTTGATGGATGGGTCGGAGGGGATGGAAGGAATGACCAAATAGGGACAAATAGATAAGACAAAGAGTGAACACATTAAAAGAAAGAGATGAATTCTTTGTAAGAGACCTAATAAAGTTCTCTGCAGGCCCCAGATGGCCTTGATAAGGAGGTAAACatcaacatttagctgacacttttatccaaagcaacttacgattatgactgagtacaacttgagcaattgagggttaacaacttgagcaattgaggggcccaacattggcaacttggcagcagttaggcttgaactaccactgccctctaTAGTAGGAATGGCCTACTGACCGAGATTGTCAGGACTGCTATATCTAAACTGTAATGACACACCTCACTGGCTACCTGACGGACCTCATCCAGGAGGCCCATGTGTAAATCTATTTTCTATAATGACCAATAACTCACCCCAGTGGTCCTCTGACGGAGCTCACTGAGGAGGCCCGTGTGTAAATTATAAGGGCCCATAACTCACCTCACTGGCCAGTTTCTCATACTCCTCCATCAGTCGCTCATTCTCCTGGTTCACTGCCAGAACCTTACAGATCCTGTTAGCAGCAGTCTCAGcctagagagacagaaaaaaagagagagagagagagagagagagagagagagagagagagagagagagagagagagagagacaggaataTGAGAGAGAAGGACTGCTTTGTTCTATGTGGAACTGTTAATGTATGTTGTGCTGTACTTGGACATGGGTAGTGGGGAGAGGGGTAAAATGCAGGGTGCAGTGTCtttagtgtggggtgggtggtgctctctcactccccacCTGCTCAGCCCCAGCGAAGGCGTGGTAGAAGCAGGACACGTAGGTCATAATGGCTTTCTCGTCTGGCTTTGGGGTGTTGACAATgtctgagaaagagggagacacaggGCACAGGACAGGACATGTGAAGAAGGAGAGGCCTGACCTGGGATCCCTGCTTTCAGAgacactgaacacaaacactacagcatGGCTGGAATTCTCGCTCATTTCTCACAGGAAGTGAATATCACCAAGGCTTCATTTCGTCAGCTGCTGTCAGGACCTCAAAGGTCTACCCTGCTGAGCGGGAACTCGGAATGACACATAATGCAGCCCGGGCTCACTTAAAAGACGAGCTCACCAACAGAGCCGGCTCTGACAGGCTTAAGATTGCAACATCTACaagtgtgttatttgtgttaCAAGTGTTTGTTGTGTATAAATGTCTTATTTATAAGCATTTgttgtctatatgtgtgttatcCGTGTGTGTTGTCTGTAAGTGTGTTATCTAAAAGAGTGTGTTGTCTATAAGTGTTTTATCAAAAATTGCGTGTTGACTGAATGTGTTCAGGTATCAGGGCACAGACTGCACTCATATAGGAATTCACAGAGAGCTGTATCCATGGTAACAGTGACATACAGTCTTACTGTTGGCATGATATAAATATGGAGCTTTCAGTTCATCACTGATGCAGAAATGTAAGTTTAAATGGGGAATTTAAGCAGATTCTAGGGAAAAGACAATATTCAATtccatctgtttgttttcagtctAACTGGAAAATAACACTTATCATAAGCTTGGTGGTGGTCACGGTAGGACCACTACAGGCCTGTatgttttaacactttaaaatgGTTTAAGAAATTTTGTCTGAATTGCTTTTATGATCATTCTAATGCTCCACTGTGGTTCATTAATGGTTGAATCTCACCTTCAGCGTCCAGCATTCTGGGGATGTCAAGGAACTTCTCCGCCACCTCAAACGCTGTGTTCAGGTTTCCAATGGGGTCGTCCTTCACACAGAGAACATCAGAGGAACCCAGATAACCATGAGGTCAGTGTCATGTACACAGTGGAAGATCATTGTACACAGTGGTAGAAGTAGAAAATATGAAACAGAAGCcaagagaagaaaggaaaaatcaaccagagacagagatggacagagagataaagaaagagaaggagagagtggaaGCAAAGCACCTTTCTCAGTTTGGAGTAGTCGATAAGGTCAGGTCTGTGCCTGTGGATGAGGGCACACAGAGCAAGGCCATCCTTccaactgagagagagagagagtgagagagagggagagagagagagtgtgagggggagagagagagtgagacagagagtgagagaggggagagagagagagcgcagaggAGAGTATCAGTGAAGCAGTAAAGCTGAAGCAGAGGAGGAGTGAGCAGAACCCATTCATCATTACAACAACTATCCTACAACcattcaacaacaacaatcacccagcaacaaacaacaaatactGAATAACCATAGAACAACAAGCCAACAACTATCCAACAACCATCCAACAACCACCAGCCTGGAAGTGTGAAAGATAATtctaagtgtgtatgtg
Encoded proteins:
- the actn3b gene encoding alpha-actinin-3b, coding for MMTAVETQVQYNTTYTVSTEDYMTQEEDWDRDLLLDPAWEKQQRKTFTAWCNSHLRKAGTQIENIEEDFRNGLKLMLLLEVISGERLPKPDKGKMRFHKIANVNKALDFICSKGVKLVSIGAEEIVDGNVKMTLGMIWTIILRFAIQDISVEETSAKEGLLLWCQRKTAPYRNVNVQNFHISWKDGLALCALIHRHRPDLIDYSKLRKDDPIGNLNTAFEVAEKFLDIPRMLDAEDIVNTPKPDEKAIMTYVSCFYHAFAGAEQAETAANRICKVLAVNQENERLMEEYEKLASELLEWIRRTIPWLENRVAEQTMRAMQQKLEDFRDYRRVHKPPRVQEKCQLEINFNTLQTKLRLSNRPAFMPSEGKMVSDIANAWKGLEQVEKGYEEWLLTEIRRLERLDHLAEKFRQKCSLHEGWTAGKEELLSQKDYESASLMEIRALMRKHEAFESDLAAHQDRVEQIAAIAQELNELDYHDAATVNARCQGICDQWDNLGTLTQKRRDALERVEKLWETIDQLYLEFAKRAAPFNNWMDGAMEDLQDMFIVHSIEEIQSLITAHDQFKATLPEADKERVAIMGIINEIMKIAQTYGIKLSGVNPYTSLSSQDISNKWETVKQLVPLRDQMLQEEVARQQANERLRRQFAAQANIIGPWIQTKMEEIGHVSVDITGSLEEQMNNLKTYEQNIINYKSNIDKLEGDHQLIQEALIFDNKHTNYTMEHIRVGWEQLLTTIARTINEVENQILTRDAKGISQEQLNEFRASFNHFDRKRNGMMDPDDFRACLISMGYDLGEVEFARIMTLVDPNNTGVVTFQAFIDFMTRETAETDTAEQVMASFKILASDKSYITVDELRRELPPEQAEYCITRMTKYVGPDSIPGALDYISFSSALYGESDL